TGGGGCAAGGAGGGTGGAATCTCAGTTTGGCTAGAGAtctcaatgattgggagatagATCAGATAGGAGAAATGCTGAATCTTCTGAAGGATTTCAGGATTTCTCAGGAGGAGGACTCAGTGAGATGGAAGCGGGAAGGCAACGGCGTTTTTGGGGCCAAGGGGGCCTACAGAAGTTTGAGCGGCTACTCAGTTGGTGCTTTTCCGAATAGACGCATATGGATGGATAGGGTTCCAACAAAAGtgtctttttttgcttgggaggcagcGTGGGGGAAGATCCTCACTTTGGATAAGCTTCAAAGAAGGGGATGGCAGCTACCTAATCGGTGTTATTTATGTGGATGCGAAGAGGAAAATGCGAATCAtattctcttacattgtacagtggttaaAACTATTTGGGAGATTACCCTTGTCATTTTCGGAGTTCAATGGGTGTTCTCAGAGTCGGTTATAGAGGTGCTTCATGGTTggaggggttcttttgtgggaaaaaaaagaaaaaaaatatggaattccATACCGCtgtgcattttttggacggtttggaaggaaaggaataggatAGTGTTCAGGGGAGGGTCTTTAGATATTCAGAAAttcaagaattcttttgtttgtaacttgtgggGTTGGGCTAAGGTGTACATTGGTGAGGAAACCTACTCTCTGttaggttttttggagtggcttgggaccacttgagggtgggtgaggtttttacccttttttgttgtttttccagCCTTCTTTGGGGCTGGTtagtataccccctgtatacttgCGGCttttttagccttttctaatatatttggctgtttatctatcaaaaaaaaaaaaaaatgttgaaggaACATTATCTAGTTTTCAAAGCTGAAAGGGATGCAGCAAAAGAGTTCCTCTCTCCCCTATCGGTCTTGCTGGATGATTTAGCAGATGATACTAAGATAGGGGGGGTTAGAGTGTCTTAAAGTGAAAGTGATGGAACAACAAATTAGGAAAAGTAGAGATCTGAAAGAGAATTCATAGAGAGTGAATTAAATTTAGGGAGAAATATGCTTCCATGTActgattgaaaaaaatatacctTCTAAGAATTTCAACTTTCATCCTAAGCATATAATGGATAAAATTATTCCCAATATATGCACTTGAATcgtaatttaataaaaattccaaaattgccCATTTTAAAGATCTTTGATATGATAAGTCATAACTGAAAGAGTACCCTTTGTCTGacatattttctttccctttttttttctcctctacatgaccttctccatgccttagacaccttttattttttccatatctatatatccatatatatatatatatagatatatatatgaCATGACTACACTTTCTCTCAAAGATGTGGAGAAGGTGATGTagaggagagaaaaaaaggaaaaaaaagaaacaaaaggtgTCAAGAAAAGTGTACATTTTCAATTATGACTAGTCAtatcaaagatttaaaaaatgagcaattttggaattttcatttgatttctaTTCAAGGGCATATCTTAGGAATAATTTTATCCATTTTACGGTTGAGATGAAATGTGAAAGTTGAAATTCCTAAAAAGTATGCTTTAGAAATGTTAAGAGTCTTTGAGGATAAGTGGAGGAAGGCAAAGATACTGGGATCTAATCCACTTCTATTCCTCTTTCTACTTTCAAAGACATTCCTCCCAATAATGTTCAACTTGATTGGTCCTTGGTGTGTAGAAACAAAAAGGGTTGAATGACAATGAGAGGAGTTTTCTATGGATTACTAGGGGCgcttttgtatttcttttttttgaaaaaccatACCGGTTGACTGGTCTCCTTGTATTGTGGTAGAGTTTAGCCTTTTTTTAATCAGTTTTTGTAACTATATGGAGGACTCCTCATCCTTCCCATgtacttttatttgttttaatacaactatgttttttatttttaaaaaaaaaaagtatagttTTTCCAACCAATGCATGGAAGCATAGTTCTCCCttaaatttattgaagaaattatAATCTCATAACAAGAGAGTTGTGCATGCATATGTGCATGTAATGCATACTCCTAATTAAACAGACTCAAAATCCACCATGTATATATATCAAactccaaattaacaaaaactgCTATTGCCTTCTAGCAACTTTAAAAGACCTTACACCAACACTGattataaaatctaaaataaagtGTGGTTGTGTTTGGCCTCAATAAGCCCCCTTTCAATGCTCTTGCATCAAAAAGGGCGGATGGAAGGTGGAAGTTAATTTCTCATCTATTGCAAGAGAATGGCAATTGTGGTGTTTTGAGAAATTAATGAAACCAAAAGATATATCTTAACTACATTCTTCTAGCTTTTGAGGTGGTCTTAGAATTAATACATACATACAAACATACATGCATATGTATATATtagcacacacacacacattaattaattagttaatgaaaGGAGCTATACAACAAGGTACACAAGTTGTATactaaaggaaaaacaaaaggtaTAACAATGGCAATTCTATTTCTCGCCTTCCACACCAATGATAATGTATTTAGTTTGGATATGTTGAAGCACTGGCAAAGCCAAAATGTAGGGCAAAGAggcaaaatagaaaaaattcatTTCAGGAGGGCCAATGTGACATAAAGATATAAATTTGGCTTAGTTGTTAAGCCTTTTTTCCCTTTAAGTCTGATAGCTTAGTAGTTCATTTCAGAGAGGACAAACAAAAAGGCACTCTCTCCTTACTTGAAGCACAACCGATCCACATGATCTATCATAGACATAGAGTGGtcctctatatacaccctaacTGAATTCACAAAAGTATGAATTAGATTTAATTGCTTGGTCTGACTGCTATTAGCTACTGGCATTTGATGTTCACCAGGcatttaaatcttttattttttatataggtaaatgagaaataatattaaaagcaCATAAAAGGAGACTCACCAAAGTACAATGATATATTCAAAAGACGTCTAATCTAAGCAAGATGAGGACAAACAAAAAGGCACTCTCTCTTTACTTGAAGCACCACCAATCCACATGATCTATCATAGGCATAGAATGGtcctctatatacaccctagcccaattcgTCGAAGTATGAATTAGTTTGATTGCTTGGTTTGACTGCTCAACATCATTAAACAATCCCTTGTTCCTGTCCCTTCAAAGAGTTCAAAACAAGCACAATTGGAGCAGCCTTTCAAGCTTTTTTCTGCTTCTTCCCTACAAAAGATCTGATAATAAACTTTAAtctgttttaattttattgttggTGCTGCATCTCTTATATCTTGGATGTCAAACTAAAAATTTCTCTTGCGCCTATTTGGCATGAACTACAGTAGCATTCCTGTTTCACTAAATTTGGTGAAGCTGTTAGCTCACACAAATGCTCACATAGACATTGGGGTCACTAGCGGGCACTTTGctttttgaaattgatttttttccccCTGTCGTGCCTATGTTTCATTTGTTCTGGTAATTTTGTCTGTGCGTTGTTGGATAAGTTCATCTTTCTTTCGTATActcaagaattttaaaatagttctaaaaattttcaattcagGATTCCTGGAAAATCATCGGTAAGAGATAGAAAGAGGAATAGGAAAGTAAACcctataatatatattttttttcttgtaactccaagcaaaaagagaaaaaaaaaaaaaaaaacctactttCCACCCAAACACCAATAACCTTTGTTTTTCCTCCGGGAATCCTAATAAAATAacagaaaagtaaaaaaaaaaaaccagtgcGGAGGGGGAAAAAAGCCAAaactttcttccattttccttcacattctcagcaaccaaatagaACCAATTAACAACAAcggaaaacataaaatatagatgaaaaaataaaaataaaaagaggggAGCAAGAATAGAGAAACCCGTACCAGGGTTTGGCGGAACTCCTCCTCGAAAACCTTGCGCTCGGCGGCTCTGGCCTGGGCGGCGGCGGCTTTGGAGGCCTTGATCTCGGCTTGGGCACGGCGAGCAGCTTCGCGCTTGGCCTCGTCCTTACGGCGCTTGTCCTCCCTCTGCAACTCCACCTCGTGGATGTACTGCAACCGAAGCTCCTTGACCTTCTTGGCGTAGTCGCGGCGGAGTCCCGTCAGCTTGGCCTGCGCAACCTTGGGATCGGCGGGAGCCGTCCAGCTTCCAATGAAGGAGTTGGGGTCTGTATACGTATGGTCTTGATGAGTTGAGTGGGTTGATGTTGAGTTAAATCGGAGTGAGAGAGTTTGAGTGAGTGTAGGTTTGAGAATTTCGGCTGAATATCGTTGGAGGGTGTTCCGAGACGCTGCCACCGCCATGATCGTAGGAAATAGGGTAGAAGAAAATGCAGTCTGGGCTTTCTTGTAGATGTTGATGGGTATGCAATTACAAATGTGCCCTTCATTTccacatcaaaataaaaagcattttttaacaacaaatatttaactttaaattttcattttcggTGTGTTGatgtattaataaaattattatttttacatggatgtgtgtagacccccatttaggcatgggtcactttttctctatttgtttttgcagATCACATTTTTAGCCAGGTGTCACTATCCCAGTGGGCCACGTGTCACTATCCCAGCGGGCCACGTGTCACATCCTTTGTGGTCATAAGGAATCAACCTCGCTTTTTGAAGCTACAGTAGGACTTTGACACGTGGAGGAACTTTTTGGAAGgggacccccccccccccccccccccttctctGACCATGAATCCCGCCCAGATGGGACGCGCAGCCATAAAGCCGAGGGTTGGATGCCGGCTGCAGCAGCAGGGAGAGTGGTTGGGCAAGCTATGCTTGCTGACCAGTGAATAGCAGGGCAGAAGAGTGGCAAAGGAGGAAAAGAAGGCAAGACAccagagaaagaaaaaagagagaaaaggaaaaaggaggaaaaacgGCTGGGGAGGAGAACGGGGGGAGGTTTTTTTAGAGTAGGGAGCTAAGAACAGAGGAGCGTAGAGTTGCTGGGAAGAGTCCAGGACATGGAGCTGAGAAGGGAGATTTCCAGGTATGACCATTTGTTCTTTTCTgtacattttccatttttttttatgctgtCCAGGTCTGATTCTCAGTGATTTTTCATTTCTGTTTGTTGGGTTGTTCTGTTTTGGTGATTACTGATTAAATATTGGAAGAGCTTGCTGTGTTTTATGCCCTATTCTGACGAGTATTTTCCATCTTAACTCACTGGATGTTGGACCCATGGATGAAATGATGAAATGGGTCCGATATGCTGGTTAAAGTCTTcatgttcttcttcttgttgctaTCCTGTTatctccttgttttcttttcctccctgAGTGCCTACTCAAGGCTCCAAAGTCTCAGCTGCTTTCCGTGAAGCTTCAAGCCATGGCCTCCTTGTGGCTAGAATCTGGGTTTCTAGTGATGATGAGAACATGCCTTTTTCAgttttctccaagctttcatAGTCAGCAAGTACCCAAGGCGCGTCGTCATCTCATCcccatgttttttttcccttatccaCCATACCCATCGTTCATCtatccacctctctctctaggtcgtcatacccatttcctcactcaagcttgcagcaatcaagcatcctccaccacacctattttcctctcattcattctccatcccactcccccacttacatggagtctcacgggtgcatgct
This region of Vitis vinifera cultivar Pinot Noir 40024 chromosome 5, ASM3070453v1 genomic DNA includes:
- the LOC100246892 gene encoding uncharacterized protein LOC100246892 yields the protein MAVAASRNTLQRYSAEILKPTLTQTLSLRFNSTSTHSTHQDHTYTDPNSFIGSWTAPADPKVAQAKLTGLRRDYAKKVKELRLQYIHEVELQREDKRRKDEAKREAARRAQAEIKASKAAAAQARAAERKVFEEEFRQTLLKERTEKLENWRMKENMMDEKRKEKNELLRRQSSIWIDERDLEKKILEAIVDTTHL